TTTAAAGTGCAGAAATTGGAGCCGGGGTCCAGCTCTGTGAATTGGTCTCTCCCCCAGGCCTGTTAGTCCACCCGTGCACCGCGAAGCTGGCCTTGACCTCCCAGATGTCACTCCTGCTGCCTGTTTTGGGCTCTTCCTCTGTCCCAGGGCAGGACTCAGGCCAGCGCACTGGGCTGAGTGGCCGTCCTAAAGCTGAGCAATCCCAGTGGCCCTCCCAGTGGTTGTGAGCCGTCCTGCGTCAGGGAGGTCACAGTTGGGGTGGAGTCAGGAGTGCCAAGGGGtatcctctctgctcagcccagAGATGGTCCCAGTACCTGCTTAGTCAGGAGGTCCAGAGACCCTGCGGCCCCCACGCTGGCTAGTCCCTAGACCAGGCCCACGGCCCCCCATAACGTGTGCAGACTGGGCTCCCACTGGGCCCACGCAGGAGGGCCCGTGGCCAAAGCAAACACCTTGTCCGCCTTTCGGATGTCAGTCTGATGCCCCAGCTCCCCAACTGGTGTTACAGCCAGCCTGACACACTAGAACATTCATCCCTGGCAAACACGCCGGATGAGCCTCCCGATCGTGGGAAGGTACAAGCAGGTTCGGCTCCTCCCCACCGAGCGAATACAGGCCACGGCACAGAGCCCACACCTGTGGAACCCACGGTTCTCGTGCCAAAGCCCAAAACCGCGGCTTGGGGAGTCGAGGCCCAAAGGCAGCCATGGCCCTGCCTGTCCCCAGTGGCAAAGGAGCGAGGGAGACCAAGGCCCTCCCCGGGCGCAGTCCACTCACCTCCTGTTCTTCCACTTTCTGCCCCTGGGACGGCTCCTCCTCGCCGTCAAACGTGGGTGGGATGCTGTTGTTGGTGTTGAAGGTGACGGTGACCCTGCAAAAGCAGAGAATGGCCCAGCGGGGCCCTGCAGATGAAGGAACTAGCAGTGAGTGTGGCTACAGTTACAAGGGTGACCGAAACTATGTGCCAAACCACAACAATGTGTCCAAACTGTGAGCGGCAAACCCCTGCAGCCACAGCATGCTCCGCGCCAGCTGCTAGAAGTCAACAAGCCCCGCTTCATCTCTCCAAATGCAGTCCCGGTGGGGGAGGGCGGCAGTGTCCACCCTATCTTGGGGGTGAGCGTTGAGGAGCGTATCCGTGAGCGCTGAGGAGCCCAGAGAGCGGTGGGACCCAACAGAAGCTTCCTTTAACACCTTTCCTCCCTGCGAAAATCTGCCCATggcgggagggggagagaggcacCCAAGGGCTGCCCTCAGCAGAGGACCCAGAGGGGccgcggggaggagggaggctcCCCGACACTATGCTGCCCTACAGAGCctcttgtctccttttttttttttttttaaattaagcttatccatttgagagagagtgcacaaacgggaagtggcaggcaggcagagggagaaggaggctccccactgagcagagagccctatgcagggctctatcctaggaccccgagatcatgacttgagctgaaggcagacgctacactgactgactgagccccccaggtgcccccaaatccatTCTTCAAAAACAGCGGCGGGAAGTTTTATAACCACGAAGCAGGCCAGAAACACTCAACTGGTGACAGCTCGGCTCCAAGAATCCTCTGCCGCCCAACCCTGCTCCGGAGCCAGGAGGGCAACAGCAGGGAGGGGACGTGCAGCACCAGCTCGCTCAGGATCCCCACGCACTGCCTTGCCAGGAAGGTGCTGTCCCGCCCCGCAATGCTAGCAGTCATGGTCAGTCACACTGACGGTCTCGTCTGCCCTTGTGCTGACCAAGCCAAGCTCCTGGGCGCACAGGTGCAGTTCTAGTCACAGGAACACGATTCACGGTGACCCTAAACCAGCTGTGACTCACCCCAGGACAAGGGCTCAGGATGTTAcagggtgtgtgtgggtggggactGACACCAGGGGCAGAGAAAAGCAGAAGCCTCCTTTACAGCAGGTACAGAAGTTTACTCAAAGAGCAAACGATCAGCAGTGGAACGTGGTGGGAAGTTCCCCACCTTTCTCCCGGGGACACTCACAGCCCCGTGTCCTCATCTGCTCACAGGGGAGGCCCGCGGCTTGCGTGTTCCCTGCTATAAACGTGGTTTCCCGCAGCAGGGCCCACCCCAGTGTAAGAGTCTGCACCGCAAACCTGAGGCCAATCTGCTTCAGTCAGCACTGTACGAATTTCTGAATCTGGGGCAACCAGGTGGCTCTGTcgactaagcgtctgcctttggctcaggtcatgatctcaggatccggagatcaagccaggcatgggggtggggtggtctctgctcagcggggagtctgcccctccctctgcttctgatgcccccacccccactcgtgCTCTAATATGTCTTTAGAAGAGTCTGAGTCCGTGTGTCTGCCTTCAAGCACAGCCTGACCAGGGCAACAGCTTCTACAGTCCAAGAGACCTCCAGCGACATCCTTTCCTGCCTTACCGGGTAAGCCAGCTCCTGGCACATCTGTGTGCAGCGAATGACCAACTGGACATCGGGCGTCCGAGGACCTGCTCTACTAAAGGCAGCTCTGGGAGAAGGCAGGGCAGTCCTCGCAAGTTCAGGGAGTCGGTCCTCACAACCTGCAGGCTCTCCACACTTACTTTTCCCCGGCAACTCTCCGCACGAGTTTGGCTTCCGTCCCGTTCACTTCCAGCTCCCAGCCTCCTGACATCTTGGGGAGGGACTTGTGCTTCTggatcttcctttcctccttaatCTCATCACTCAGGAACTCCACAAAAGCTTTATCTCCTACAGTGAAAGTccgaaaggaaaagagagaaaagacccTGTTCAAATCCTAAAAAGGAAGCGGAGGGCGGCGACTGCAGCCAGAAATCTGGCCTTGGGGCTGTTCCTGGTAACTCCTGCTGGTGAGGGGACTCCCGCACTCGGGAACCGGCTGAGTCCCACCCGCTAGGCCTCAGGACACACCGGTGGCCGTGCTGGGTGCCCGCGGCGCCAGGACGAGCCCAGTTCTGGAAAAAGGCCTCCGACAGGGAAGTCCCACCGCCACGCTCCACCGCGAAGCCAGAAGCTCCCAATTACGCACAGACATGACCTCCTGCCCTCCACCCCGACCGCCGGCCACCGCAGAGTCCCCTTCGCAGGCGAGGGGCGAAGCCGGCCGCCAGGGCGTGGAAGCGGCTCTGCCCGAAACGCCGACCTGCAGGGGGAAGGCGGGAAACGCCACCCGCGCGGCCGCGGCCCGGTGTGGTCCACCGGCGGGGAAGGCTCCCGACCCCGACCCCGGCCCCGACCCGAGCCTCACCCTGCGTGTGCAGCGcgccgcagccgcagccgcagGGCCCGCGGGAGCGCAGGAGGCCGGCGCGCACTCGGAGCGACCCGAACGGCCGCACGCAAGGCCGGGGCGCTGGCTGCAGCAGCGGCCgaggcggcggggcgggcgcggaGCGGAGCACGGCGGCCGCGGAGCCCAGCGCGCGGGGCACTCGGCGCAGCAAAGGGAGCATCGCGGCGGCGGACACGTGCGGGTGCGAAGGACGAGCCCAGGCCCTAGATCCAGGTCCGCGCGCCGCCGGAAGTCCCGCCCCTGCCGGGAGCGCTTCCGCGCCGGCGCAGTGCGCGAGCGAGCCTCCGAGTTAGGCGCGCCCCCTGCTGGACGCCTCCGAGGTCAGGGCCGCTCCGCTCCCGGCGGACCCTCTGAATCCCTGCGACCTCCGCCCAGCGTGCACCCGCCTCTGCGTGCAACCCGCGGCCATACGCACAACCTCCCCCTGCGTGCACCCCGCCGCGACGTGCACCCCATCCCGACGTGCACAACCTTCCCCCAGCGTGAGCAAATCACCACTGCGTGCACTCCATCTGGACGTGTACTTCCTTCCCCCCGTATGCACAAACACGCTTCCCAGCGTGCACCCAGTTCCAAAGCCATGGCATTGCTCTGGGACCAGGAAGCTAGGAGCAGCAGTGAAGGGCCCAGAAAAAGAAGGCCCCCAAGCTATGCTCAGTGACCTACACCTTACTTCCCCCAGCAGCTTCTGGCAGAACTAGGCTGTGTCAGAATGGCAGAGTTGCAAAAAGCTTCGGTAGTTAAGGACTCAAGGTAACAAAGGGGAAGCAGAAACTAAGCCACATCAGAAGTAAGAAAGGGAGgactggggggctcagtaggttaagcgtctgcctttggcttgggtcatgatcgtggggggtcctgggatcgagccccatgttgggctctgatcagggagcccgcttctcccttttcctctgcctgctcctctgccagtttgtgctgtcaaataagtaaataaagtttaaaaaaaacccaaaaaacaaaaaacaaaacaaaaccgtgGTAAAACTCCCGGGCTGTTTCAAAAGCAATCAATGAGCCCCAGAGCCCACCCCATTTATACTAGCTCTGCAGTGGGTCACCTCGCTTCAAAACTACAAAAGTCTTTGTCCAGGGAGTTGCACAAGGTTCATTAACATAACACAGATGCGaggaaaggctttttttttttttttttttttaagattttatttatttgacagagagagttcacaagtaggcagagagtcaggcagagagagggggaagcaggcttcccctgctgaacagagagcctgatgtggggctcgatccaaggaccctgagatcatgacctgagccgaaggcagaggtttaacccactgagccacccaggcgccccaaggctggGTTTTTTATCCCCTGCCTGCACAACCTCACATCCACCTCTACCGGCTCAGACAAAACACCCCTTTATGAGTAAGACTGCAACAAACCAGTCTGCGCCAAGGTGGGTGCCATAGTGCACCCCAGCGTGGGCCTTTCAATGACCTTCTCACATTGTAACACTGAAAATCCCTTGGGGTGGACATTTAATATGCTAATTAGACACACAAGAAGGGTGACCTTTCAGGGCACAGGTGCTGGTACATCCCTGCCTGTTTGGAGGGCACCCTTTTCCCACCTTGATCTCACCCCAAGGAGTCAGCCTGAGAACTCCCCTGTTCCCAGCTGAAGAAGTCAGTCCTCCAGAATGGTGGACAAGATCAGACAAATTCGGAAATACATTCTATGCACCCGGGAAAAGAGAGCCACACACGTGGCATGCGAGACTGATCTTTAATGGAGCCTGTGGTCTGGCTGGAGTGTGACACCATACATAGGGCCCACGGTCCCCCTGCAGCTGGCCCTGCCAGCAAGAGCAGGCCTTCAGAATACAAGGAAACCTGAACAAAGGTGGGGTTTTCTCCTACAAGCTCTAATGTTCCCATCAGACTATAAAACCCTTGCTTCCTGTCAGAGCAGCACGTCCCATGTTTACAGACTAACATCTCTGGGAGGAGAATCAGGCTGTGTCCTGCCCACCCTGGCCGCCTGCGGAAATGCCCCCCGAGGACGGGCCCTTATCAGGGACCGGATGCTGGTAGCTTGTCCCTCGTGGTGGCTCTGTGCTGCCCTGCTGGCCAGCCTCCGGAGAGGGCATCTCCCTCCACAAAGCTGCTCGCGGGACGTGGTGATTCACCAGGTGAATCAGTGGGCCCAGGCTGGAGAAGAGGCGGCTGGCCTTGGAGGTCTCTCACGGACCATAAGCGACGTCACCACGAAATGTGGAACTTTTAAGAAAGTTTCTTAAGAGAAAGCGCAATGTCCGCCACAGGTCGATGTAAGCAgcactttatttccttgtggtgATTCGTGGTCAGAATGGGGTTTCCAACCTGCTTCACTCCCTGAGCAGCTAGgtttaaaatgaactttttcaaaagtccagtaaaaaaaaaactactgtatGAAAATTCTGCCAGAATGTTGCAGCAACTGACTTCTTTCTGTAGAGAAACGTGAAAGCTGCTGGCAGCTCTGTGTCCCGCGCTCCCACTCAGAACAGGTATTGAGCAGGACACGCACTGCCCTCACCCAAGGAAGCCCAGAGAATGTGCCGGCATGTTATCACCCACTCCCCATTCTTACCAGCACGAttcccattttattaaaaatacaatgtattcTTTTCCCCAGTCAGCTTGAACATCCTAGGCCTCtattaagaaatgagaaaaatacacttaaaaatttttctgaaaaactcGTCAGAAAGTCAGCAACTGTAAACAACAAGGTTGTCTGTGGAAGAGCCAGCTGAAAGTCTAAGAATGCAGAAAGATAGGTATCCGGGACCCCGTAGCCCCGGCTAGCCGCTGGGGTGCTCCGGGCACATGCGGCGCAGAAGCAGGCATAGACTGCGGGGACGTTGGGGAGGCCGAGCCCGTGCCCCGGAGCGGAGACCACCCGCGGTCCCTGTGCAGTGTCAGGCAGTGCGGCCCCCTGCCTCAGAACCGCATGGTCCACTTGGTAAGGAATGACGAAGACACTGTACACCGGGGTTCTGACCACAAGGCCCAAACAAATGCTAAGTCAGCTTCTCTTACAGCAAACACTCTGGAAAAGCTGACTTGTATTTGGTGATCAAATAGCAAAGAGGAACCTTTGGTGTCTCTCCCCTTCCCGGAACAGGAGGCCGGGAAGAGACTGGAGACTCTGGGACTCCCACAGACGTGCAAACTGcggcccgggggtgg
This region of Mustela lutreola isolate mMusLut2 chromosome 15, mMusLut2.pri, whole genome shotgun sequence genomic DNA includes:
- the C1QBP gene encoding complement component 1 Q subcomponent-binding protein, mitochondrial — encoded protein: MLPLLRRVPRALGSAAAVLRSAPAPPPRPLLQPAPRPCVRPFGSLRVRAGLLRSRGPCGCGCGALHTQGDKAFVEFLSDEIKEERKIQKHKSLPKMSGGWELEVNGTEAKLVRRVAGEKVTVTFNTNNSIPPTFDGEEEPSQGQKVEEQEPELTSTPNFVVEVIKDGGKKALVLDCHYPEDEVGQEEEEESDIFSIREVSFQAVGESEWKDTNYTLNTDSLDWALYDHLMDFLADRGVDNTFADELVELSTALEHREYIAFLEDLQGFVKTQ